Sequence from the Bufo bufo chromosome 10, aBufBuf1.1, whole genome shotgun sequence genome:
TATTAAAGTGGTGGGGTTTATATCTGGTTATTCTGGAGTTAGCCTAAAAAGTTTTGTGAATTATGAGCAATTGTCCTTTGGCATACAGatatactgccatctagtggtgtatTCATAGAATTACAAAGTACAGTACTTTGAGATTTAAATGGGTGCTTGTCAGCAGATCCTCTCTATTAGTGTCCTGTGTGGGCCGTTCAGAGTCTGTTCACCGTGTGTgtgccctcacataaccactgctcccaacacttTAACACAGCTAGATCAGAATGGCCTAGGTGGTGGCAATTTGTGGAaacgaccatcctgcttctctccgcCCATGAGGTGTCTCCTCTCAAAGTTTggcaactgggcaaaatgtcttcgaGTGCATCGTAgaagcatgtctagcagtcatcaATGTCTCATCACACTACcctaaagtagcctctgagagcctttttaaaaGGGCAGCGGGGGAAAAACTTTTACATCTTCTTGGTAAGACCCAGCATgcaatcagaccacacctgtaatcatttatgtATCTGTCTGAGACATTGAGTTTTGTAGCAAACCAAaatttctatctgggtgcattagattttttgtcaatgagtgtaataCACAGCCATGGACGGCCCTCTAGAGTCAAAGACACCTTTTTTAGTTGCTCTCTTCTCTGGCTAAATGATGGAGGACCCCAATAAAGAAACCCCCTAATCCAGTAACTCAGAATTAGGGGTGAGCGAATCGCACTTCAGATCACACTGTTTCAAAAGTAGTTAAGTCCTTCGAAGTCGCGTTTTAAAAGTTGTAGAATCGAAGGCTGAAGTTCATCACCGAAGTCTTCGGAGTTAATGAATTTAGTATGCGCTGCGCAAAGACAAAATTCATTAACTCCGAAGACTTCGGTGATGAACTTCAGCCTTCGACTCTACAactttaaaaaacattttaaaacacgaCTTCGAAGGACTTAACTAATTTTGCCTTTGCGCAGCGCATACATTTTAAAGCTGTACAGAGACgacctccgtacagcattaaaacgaagttgggaacgaatcaacttcggatcttgGTTCCGAAGCACGATTCGCTCGCCCCTACTCAGAATGCCCCTGGGGTAtttgaaaacatttttatttctaaACTTAAAAACTCCTTtagtcattgaaatgaatgaggaaAGCAAAGGCAGTGGGTGCACCCCCCATAACGACCCCTCAAAATGCTGATTAATGTGCAAAAATGCCTATGCCTGGAGGTGGGCCTCCCTGGACTCTCACGAGGAAGACCTGATATTTAAACACGACAGACATATTTCtattgtagtaccccagacctgggagtACTACAAATGGTATATTGTTAGGTTATATATTTTACTGTTGGTTTCTGGCTGTCACTACCAGCAAGGTATATctggcaggaacagggttaaccaccaTGCTTCTCCCCTCTTGGTTGGTGGAGGCAAGGGGAATTCCTGTGTGGCTACAAAGAGGAGAGGAAGTGCATTGCTGAGCTCCTGCTCTTGTCACCTAACCTCTTCCAAAACCATTCCAAATTGTCCCCAAGTAAAGCCTTGAGATTCCAGACAGCAGAGTGGCCTGCTACATCTGCATATACAGGCACTGCTGTAAAGTGAGGGACTACAGACAAGCCACCCGTCACCAAACAACCTCTCGGCCAGTATCACCTAAGTGCTGAATTACCAccaaccaacctgcctccatatctttgctggtgccagagaagaattgGTCTAAAACCTGCTGTTACCATATGTATTTTAAGTTCTGCATTGCAGTTGGTAAAAAGGACCTTGTTACATTCAaccctggcctcattcttcagtactATAATGCTACTGTACCGATTCCCAGCGAGCAAtgccctgagggagtacaccgtgagACACACTTCATCaggaccactaccactcccatcctctacctGCACTAGCCACAATTTCATGTGATACAACAGAGTCCACTTGCTTAGCTTTATTAGATACTTTTCTCACTTTAATGGGTTCAGTGCCGATGCATCACCTTCAAACTGGTAAAACTTAGAATAATCTGTCCTTTACGGACACCAACATTTCCAGTTCCACTGTAAACCATCCTTCATATTGTGAGATCTAGTTTATATTAGAACTTCTGATTTTCTGACAGTGAATTATCAGGCTTGCCTTTACAATTTGCTCGGATTGATCAGGAAACGTATCCTCCCATTTAAGCCACCTTCCAGATCAAGCTCTGGCTCGAAGGAGGGCCTCTTCTCCAAAACGATGATTGAGAGCATTAAGGCGAAGTAGGCAGTTAGTCCCCATATAGTAAACGTTTTTTCGGTGTCTGGGTCCATGTAGGTGAACTGATGGACAACCACTAATCCTAAAGGCGGTACATTTACTTCTCGAGTGGTATAGTGTTCTGAGCTGATGAAGAACTCCAAAGGGACAAGGAAGATGTCCGCCACTTCACTGGGGTTCGgtgttggctggaatgtgtcgtcGACAATGCCGACAACTGGGTAGACCAAGCAGTTGGGAGACTGTAAGACAATAAAACACTACAACGTGAGATTATGAACTCATTTCTAGAAGAAGACAGAATAGGCATACCTTCACAGGGGATAGAGTGGTAGTCCGACTCCTGACagttctgccgatcagctgtttgaagaggctgcagtgcttttCTTAGGCCAGTCACATCACATTtataggtcacatggcctaggctcacCTCAGTCCTatccaagtgaatggggctgagctgtaataccaagcacagccactatccagtgGATAAGCTGGCAGAAGGCCATGGCGCTCACCagggcactgcagcctcttcaaacagctgatgatgggagtgccaggtgttggaccccatcCACCAGGTgttctgaggagaggtcatcaacattaaacacctgaaaaaccactTTTATGCAGTGTTATAAATGGTCGCTATTGTTTTGACAAGTTTTTCATTAATCAATAGAacaagtgaatataagaaactttgtaatatggtaTATCTTATCAAGAAAAAGTTCCTGCTCTCCCTCTAATAGCTCATTTTCCATGCCCTCTCCATAGATTTTTATGGGTGGCCTGTTTGTCTGTTGAATTAAGCCTTATTTTGTCTCTGTCTCTCTTACTGCAGCTCACTCTTTCCCCTCCATTGTCTTTTATGGGCAACATATAATCTTTTTCTTCAGTGAGCTGACATAACAGAGAATGTTAGTTTAGGAGTTAGGTGGTGAGAGAAATAAATATTTTGCTCTGATAACGTATATTGCAAAATTTattatattcacctgtactattgaGTTATGCAAAGTTTGCTGAAACGACAGTGACCAATTAAGGGGTTTCTCCGAAAATACAGAAGATACACCTTCCATAAACAGGTTATAATTACTATACTTATTTGCGCTGCTACTCTGGTTTTCCCCGACAGGCTCTGTTTATCTGGCTGCAGCATTGACGACATGTGAcctgtgcagccaatcactggcctcttcaatacaccactgaggccagtgactggctgcagcagtaatgCATTGCcgctgctgcagccaggctcagagAATGAGAGCAGCAGCCTGGGATCTGCCAGGTAAGTCAAAAATCACTAGTTCCTTGTTAGCAGATCCGTGTGTTGTCCGATTTCCTCTTTAAATttgtcaacccctttaagtttctctCAAAAGTACATGATTTAACAATATCCCATAAAGAGTAGAACTGTGCAATACCAAGGAAATCCTGAcaacgttttagacgccggtcttaaaaaAGGGCCCATAGCTGGCGGAAGATCCGCCGGAGTAATGTAGAGGCGCCAGGCTCTCCATAACGTCGGCATATCCAGCGGCAGTTCCAAATGTAAGACGGCTTCtgtgcggtcttacatttagaccttgttctactagtgatgagcggcaggggcaatattcgaattcgcaatatttcgcgaatatatggaagACTAttagtcatatattcgcgaatattcgtattcgagatattcgttttattgcgaaaaatctgtaataaaaaaaataataaatcgcataatgcaaatttttaatgcgaaaaaaggtgttggtcaaaaacgagtatatagcactacagaatatactgctatatattagtttttagaatattcgtccttttttccatctgaacaaatgattcctccctgtttaaaatgcttgtggtcaatgagtcattggcccacaagcaagaagcagggaggaatcatgactttagatgttgaaaaaagacgaatattctaaaaaaactaatatatagcagtatagcgaatatattcgttttgacatttttttgaatattcgtcttttttttatttatttttttaaaacagtacagttaaacccctttggcatactcctccccacaagcgtccccgtcaccatgggaacgcctttgtgttggaataaaccatcggatttgagttttcacgatctaactcagatccgatggtttattccaacacaaaggcgttcccatggtgacggggacgcttgtggggaggagtatgccaaaggggtttaactgtactgttttaaaaaaataaataaatgacgaatattcaaaaaaatgtcaaaacgaatatattcgctatagtgctatatattcgttttttagaatattcgtcttttttcaacatctaaagtcatgattcctccctgcttcttgcttgtgggccaatgactcattgaccacaagcattttaagcagggaggaatcatttgttcagatgtaaataatgacgaatatgcgatataacaaatatatagcagtatattcgtaatattcgcgaattatcgaagttgcgatattcgcgattaatattcgcgctCAATGCTATGTTCTActactaaaacaggcgtagaaaataatgaatgagacgggcctgacgGACCTTCCCCGCCCCCAATTTTAGGCCTGCCGTGAGCGGGGCGAATTCTCATATAGCGGCGCAACTAACAGTTACTAATAACTAATATGccgaatttaggcgtatttcagcttagtaaatgacccccttcatTCATGGTTACCTTGGCCATATGAGGTGTTAGCCTGCCAATAATTTGCACCTGTTCAGGGCAGAGGCCGATCTCTTCTTGGGTTTCTCGAAGAGCCGTCTGTATATCATCTTCATCTGAAGGATCCTGTCTTCCACCCGGAAAGCACACATCTCCTGGCATTGTCTTCAGCTGAAGAAAAAGCAGGTACAGGGGGCATCATAACAGACAGAAGGCATGTACAGCAACAGCAATAACAATCCATGTAGCACTAACATATTCTGGAGCGCGGTACACTGAGTAATCAGACACACCAGGCCCTGCCTTCAATCTAACCTCCCTATGCCCCACACGATTCGTCCAGTTTGTTAGGATGGTGATACGTTTGTGAATATGGAGGAAGCTGGTGCAGCACAAGGTCTCGACTTTTTGTTAGTTTGGGACTTTGGGGATATTTAGCATCAAGAGAAGAAACCTCTACCATAGGGGCAGGACTAAGAGCTGGCATTAACTGCCATGATGAGAtggtattaaggcctcatgcacacggccgtctatgcattggggaccgcaatttgcggtccccaatgcacgggcaacgtccgtgcgacggccgggacggatcgaaacccagtcaacttgaatgggtcagtgatccgtccgagtcacaaaaaaatagaacatgttctattttttttgcggtgtggaggcacggacagaaacaccatggaggcactctgtagtgcttccgtggggttccgtgcctccgttccgcaccacagctccggattgtggacccattcaagtgaatgggtccgcatccgtgatgcggggagcacatggccggtgcccgcatattgcgcacccgctgtttgcgggccacaatacggccacgacCGGGCAACAGCCGTGTACATGAAgcctagggcctcatgcacacgaccgttgtgtgcatccgtgccgttttcagttttttttcgcggacccattgactttcaatgggtccgtggaaaaatcggaaaatgcaccattttgcagccgcatccgtgatccgtgtttcctgtccgtcaaaaaaatatgacctgtcctatttttttgacggacaacggttcatggacccattcaagtcaatgggtccgtgaaaaaaacacggatgcacacaagattggcatccgcgtccgtaggctactttcacacagacggatctgcagatccgtctgcataaaagctttttcagagctgagttttcacttagtgaaaactcagatccgacagtatattctaacacagaggcgttcccatagtgatggggacgcttcaagttagaatatactacgaacggtgtacatgactgccccatgctgcctggcagcacccgatctcttacagggggctgtgatccgcacaattaacccctcaggtgctgcacctgaggggttaattgtgcatatcatagccacctgtaagagatcatgtgctgccaggcaggagggggcaccccccctccttccccagttttaaattcattggtggccagtgggcccccctccctcccctgtagttaacacattggtggccagtgcggccggccccccctccctcccctgtagtactgtagattcattggtggccagtgggcccccctccctccccctcctaattaaaatctccccccctatcattggtggcagcggagagtaccgatcggagtcccagtttaatcgctggggctccgatcggtaaccatggcaaccaggacgctactgcagtcctggttgccatggttacttagcaatttttagacgcattatacttacctgcgagctgcaatgtctgtgaccggtcgggcgctcctcctactggtaagtgacaggtctgtgctataagcaatgcgccgcacagacctttcacttaccagtaggaggagcgcccggccggtcacagacatcgcagctcgtaggcaagtataatgcttctaaaaattgctaagtaaccatggcaaccaggactgcagtagcgtcctggttgtcatggttaccaatcggagccccagcgattaaactgggactccgatcggtactctccgctgccaccaatgatagggggggggggaaattttaattaggagggggagggagcccactggccaccaaagaatctacagtactacaggggagggagggaggggggccgcactggccaccaatgagttaaatacagggggggggggggggggaggggggggtctgccccctgctgcctggcagcacctgccaggcagcagggggcagttatgtacacagttcttttagtatattctaacctgaagcgtccccatcaccatgggaacgcctctgtgttagaatatactgtcggatctgagtttcacgatctaactcaaatccgatggtatattcaacatagaggcgttcccatggtgatggggacgcttcaagttaaaatataccatcggattggagaaaactctgatccgatggtataaaaggggctcctgactttacattgaaagtcaatgggggacggatccgtttgcaattgcaccatattgtgtcaacgtcaaacggatccgtccccattgacttgcattgtaattcaggacggatccgtttggctccgcacggccaggcggacaccaaaacgacttttttttccatgtccgtggatcctccaaaaatcaaggaagacccacggacgaaaaaacggtcacggatcacggacctacagaccccgtttttgcggaccttaaaaaaaaaacggtcgtgtgcatgaggcctaaatgtccctGCTATATAAGTATGTACAGACGTAGCAATCTGGTTATATGGACACTGTTTAGCACTATTATTTGAAGCCCCGCAAAATGAACACAGAGCAGCCACGCATGCGCAGACACCCTCTGTTCACCACTAGAGGATCTCCAAAAATAGCCTAGCGCTGACTCAGTTATgccagcagtgaatggagagttgGCCGGGCATGTGTAATACCCTAGAGTGGTATTAccacctctttgtgccccctactatctcctatggttgacccaatgtcatcttatgtattgatTTCCAGATCCTGCACAATGTGTATTGCAATTCTATGCAAATGttatgttaacatgtaatgtgcctggttcaccagcagatggcggcagcattggcagagctagtttccctAGAGTGGAACCTTctatccattctagccctctctagagagggaggtgtTAGTTAGTGAAGGTCAAAATAGAGTGCCCCCggcaaggggaaggctgtgttccagccagcagagcactgtctgctctgctgggccctgaggcttaaagggaacctgtcacctggattttgggtatagagctgaggacatgggttgcaatactagatggccgctagcacatctgcaatacccagtccccatagctctgtgtgcttttattgtgtcaaaaaaccgatttgatacatatgcaaattaacctgagatgagtcctgaccctgactcatctcacgtactttgcatatgtatcaaatcgggtttttgacacaataaaagcacacagagctatggggactgggtattgcagatgtgctagcggcgatctagcaacccatgtcctcagctctatacccaaaatccaggtgacaggttccctttaagccgagTGTTTCCAGAGTCAAGTGTGAAGACTCCCTGAATAAAGAcaggaataaaaaaaaggtaCAGAGACAAAGAGAAAGTTAAAGATATAGATTAAGATAAAgaaagagtcagactacagaaagcaaAGTACAGCAGGAAGGAAAAGTTTCTATAATCTGACAGCACAGCAAAGCTAAAAAGaggttcagatgtagcagagctgaatgtgtttgcctgccaaaacttacgccaaagcctgctggtaaccaagataaagtttggaagattgttctctgatgcaagtttattcaagtaaagctgtttttAACGTTaataaaagtctggactccacttattctacaaatccctcaactcttcacccccttttcattgCTTGGACGACCACGTCCGGGGGTCCCAGGATATCCAGATAGGAGCACGGTGAAAAGTGCACAACCACACCTTAAAGGGAAAttataggcaacccttacaccactctggcatttctaCACTGGGTACCACTATCACCATCTATTTAGGGGGAGCctgtccctcgttgctgaaatgcaactggcatcacaacaAACTAAAAACTTGTATAACATCTTTAAAAGGGACCCCTAGCATGGGTCTAGTCCGCTGCACACTCCATTCACAACTATGGGCCTTCCCAAAATATTtttagaactcccatagcagcgaatggagagcacactgtgcatgcaTGGCGGACCCCTTTTGgatataggagcaggtcccaaaggtgggacccgcacctttctgacattgatagcatatcctagcAAAATGTCaaagtctgagatgggaatacccctttaataataaccGATCGCTGATATACAAGTTATTACGATTGTTCGTTCACTTTGCATATTg
This genomic interval carries:
- the NUDT7 gene encoding peroxisomal coenzyme A diphosphatase NUDT7 gives rise to the protein MCSHRRMAEATDACPSGDNAGEQSADDIREKIKNLLKKYDVGSRYAGIPFPRASILLPLLIRQGKPYLLLTVRSLELKTMPGDVCFPGGRQDPSDEDDIQTALRETQEEIGLCPEQVQIIGRLTPHMAKSPNCLVYPVVGIVDDTFQPTPNPSEVADIFLVPLEFFISSEHYTTREVNVPPLGLVVVHQFTYMDPDTEKTFTIWGLTAYFALMLSIIVLEKRPSFEPELDLEGGLNGRIRFLINPSKL